The proteins below are encoded in one region of Oncorhynchus nerka isolate Pitt River linkage group LG15, Oner_Uvic_2.0, whole genome shotgun sequence:
- the LOC115143362 gene encoding PHD finger protein 20-like isoform X4, with protein sequence MEYAQSLSPKVSFAQEVDVDTMSKTPPNRRGITFEVGATLEARDALKNWYPANIEKIDYDDEKVLIHYRQWSHRYDEWFDWTSPYLRPVERIQLRRQGLLDDCPIPGFHVNDKVLASWSDCRFYPAKVLAVNKDASYTVKFYDGVVQTVKGIHVKPFVRERGGGKARSTERNGVKKPQNGRDRRPQEYGPKNKRTRRSTSDQEGDSDTEDGDNNDEDDWHEREVEEKTKRKDSEGDVTKETPSIVKQEEDTEQHAGQNNLGDHVAATVGPTEVKMEEDGGQSEEKPTHLNEGIKKEEVEMKTEYTVLSSPNETKPSTESPNQMSTQTGPVSVPLPSAMSTIDRVEQMSESQPDSAKPAPLALPVKPIRKQGFHNPNRFSREPLYRVIKNQPPPVLSINLDHNPFKCSAVGCTKSFRKAKLLHYHMKYYHGEEQQLEDDLSPTRSTQTRASEKHPSPTSLESPKRRRTISASMHSNVHSPTRTPPSPRSEAKTMNRRTSAPPAVNTQRQQQRALLREKSKENQLDRNGQRPVETETTESSGMDICLSVVKERDRLKDKKQREFLRINLKKKKKKKKVKCECTGSEENIDISIFALQSKLNLPLKFPLSHNHKPESYHFRPGYNQSEQMHVDDEDSISDWSTDSCEWSDDELGAELNNATTPLSLGSVALETGSQEVVRCVCEAEEENDFMIQCEECLCWQHGTCMGLLEENVPDKYACYVCRDPPGQRQSLRYRYDRDWLSSGHMYGLSFLDENYSHQNAKKIAATHQLLGDVQRVVEVLNGLQLKMSVLQTQTHPDLQLWCQPWKRAERPWRRGGSGTGTDAAPSPALTDEGSEKDHKSLARGGAEALMSAAMEKLSRASSSSSSSSSPYQSFQDSYIMSEHCYQKPRAYYPAVEQRLVVETTRRGSELEDSLRSTEDLLEREQRYGGMLETARPKAPTHLNTHTKGSDVGRWGQAEVKREEGVGCGGGGDVDGSGQQHQWQINLLDHIDAVQDEVTHRMDFIERELDVLESWLDYTGELEPPEPLARLPQLKHRMKLLLTELAKVQQIALCCST encoded by the exons ATGGAATATGCTCAAAGTCTCTCCCCGAAGGTGAGTTTTGCG CAGGAGGTGGATGTGGACACAATGAGCAAGACACCCCCTAACAGAAGAGGAATAACCTTTGAGGTGGGAGCAACGCTGGAGGCCAGAGACGCCCTCAAAAACTG GTATCCGGCCAACATAGAGAAGATTGACTATGATGACGAGAAGGTCCTGATCCACTACCGTCAGTGGAGCCACCGCTATGATGAGTGGTTTGACTGGACCAGCCCATACCTGAGACCTGTAGAGAGGATCCAGCTGAGACGACAGGGACTGCTGGACGACTGTCCTATCCCT GGATTTCATGTGAATGACAAGGTCCTCGCCAGTTGGTCTGATTGCCGCTTCTACCCTGCCAAGGTCTTGGCAGTGAATAAAGATG CGTCTTACACCGTGAAGTTTTATGATGGTGTCGTCCAGACAGTAAAGGGGATCCACGTGAAACCTTTTGTAAGAGAG agaggaggaggaaaggctAGGTCCACTGAGAGGAACGGCGTGAAGAAGCCCCAGAATGGCAGAGACCGGAGGCCTCAGGAATACGGCCCAAAAAATAAAAGAACAAGACGCAGTACCTCTGACCAGGAGGGGGACAGTGACACAGAGGATGGTGACAATAATGATGAAGATGACTGGcatgagagggaggtggaggagaagacaAAGAGGAAGGATAGTGAGGGGGATGTCACCAAAGAGACACCGTCCATAGTTAAGCAGGAGGAGGATACAGAGCAACATGCAGGACAGAACAACCTCGGGGATCACGTGGCAGCCACTGTGGGCCCGACTGAAGTAAAAATGGAAGAAGATGGAGGACAGAGTGAGGAGAAGCCTACTCATTTAAATGAAGGGATAAAGAAAGAAGAGGTGGAAATGAAAACTGAGTACACAGTCCTGAGCTCACCTAATGAAACTAAGCCATCCACTGAGTCACCCAATCAGATGTCAACACAGACCGGGCCAGTGTCTGTCCCATTACCCTCAGCTATGTCCACCATTGACCGAGTGGAGCAGATGTCAGAAAGCCAACCGGATAGCGCCAAACCTGCACCACTGGCCCTCCCAGTGAAAC CGATAAGGAAGCAGGGTTTCCACAACCCCAACCGATTTAGCAGAGAGCCAT TGTACAGAGTGATCAAAAACCAGCCTCCCCCAGTCCTGTCCATCAACTTGGACCACAACCCATTTAAATGCAGCGCTGTAGGCTGCACCAAGTCGTTCCGCAAGGCCAAACTGCTTCACTACCACATGAAATACTACCATGGAGAGGAGCAGCAGCTAGAGGACGATCTAAGCCCCACCAGGAGCACCCAGACACGGGCCTCAGAGAAGcacccctcccctacctctctggaAAGTCCTAAGAGGAGACGCACCATCTCCGCCTCAATGC ACTCCAATGTGCACAGTCCTACTAGAACTCCCCCATCTCCACGTAGTGAGGCCAAGACAATGAACAGACGCACATCAGCTCCACCTGCTGTCAACACCCAGCGCCAGCAGCAGAGGGCTCTACTGAGGGAGAAGAGCAAAGAGAACCAACTGGAcagaaatggacagagaccagtggaGACGGAGACTACTGAGAGCAGTGGTATGGACATATGTCTGT CAGTGGTGAAAGAACGAGATCGGCTGAAGGATAAGAAACAGAGGGAGTTCCTTCGTATTAAtctgaagaaaaagaagaagaaaaagaaggtcAAGTGTG AGTGCACAGGTAGTGAGGAGAATATTGACATCTCAATATTCGCTCTTCAGTCCAAATTGAATTTGCCACTCAAATTCCCCCTCTCACACAATCACAAGCCTGAGTCCTACCACTTCAGGCCCGGATACAACCAGTCAGAGCAGATGCACGTGGATG ATGAGGATAGCATCAGTGATTGGTCCACTGACAGTTGTGAGTGGAGTGATGACGAGCTGGGGGCGGAGCTGAACAATGCAACAACTCCCCTAAGTCTGGGCTCTGTTGCCTTGGAGACAGGCAGTCAGGAGGTTGTGCGTTGCGTCTGTGAGGCAGAAGAGGAAAACGACTTCATGATACAG TGTGAGGAGTGTCTGTGCTGGCAGCATGGCACCTGCATGGGCCTCCTGGAGGAGAACGTCCCGGACAAATACGCCTGCTACGTCTGCAGAGACCCACCAG GTCAGAGGCAAAGCCTGCGCTACCGGTATGACCGTGATTGGCTGAGCAGTGGTCACATGTATGGTCTGTCCTTCCTGGATGAGAACTACTCCCACCAGAATGCCAAGAAGATTGCAGCAACACACCAGCTACTAGGAGACGTACAGCGTGTGGTGGAGGTGCTCAATGGCCTCCAGCTCAAAATGAGCGTCCTACA GACCCAGACCCACCCAGACCTGCAGTTGTGGTGCCAGCCCTGGAAGAGAGCAGAGAGGCCCTGGAGGAGAGGTGGCTCGGGGACGGGCACTGACGCAGCACCCTCTCCTGCGCTAACAGACGAGGGTTCCGAGAAGGACCACAAGAGTCTCGCCCGTGGTGGCGCAGAAGCTCTGATGTCAGCCGCCATGGAGAAGCTTAGCcgagcctcctcttcctcctcgtcttCCTCCTCGCCCTATCAGTCGTTCCAGGACTCGTACATAATGAGTGAGCATTGCTACCAGAAACCGCGGGCATACTACCCTGCAGTGGAGCAGAGGCTGGTGGTGGAGACCACACGGAGGGGATCTGAGCTGGAGGACAGCCTAAGAAGCACTGAGGACCTGCTGGAGAGAGAGCAGCGCTATGGAGGCATGCTGGAGACAGCCAGGCCCAAAGCTCCCACACATCTGAACACTCACACCAAG GGTTCAGATGTTGGTCGGTGGGGCCAGGCCGAGGTGAAGCGAGAGGAGGGTGTTGGCTGCGGTGGGGGAGGGGACGTGGACGGCAGTGGCCAGCAGCACCAGTGGCAGATCAACCTGCTGGATCACATAGATGCTGTCCAGGACGAGGTCACACACAGGATGGACTTCATCGAGAGGGAGCTGGATG tgTTGGAGAGCTGGCTGGACTACACAGGAGAGCTGGAGCCCCCAGAGCCCCTGGCCCGGCTGCCTCAGCTCAAACACCGCATGAAGCTGCTGCTTACAGAGCTGGCCAAGGTGCAGCAGATCGCTCTGTGCTGCTCCACATGA
- the LOC115143362 gene encoding PHD finger protein 20-like isoform X13: MEYAQSLSPKVSFAQEVDVDTMSKTPPNRRGITFEVGATLEARDALKNWYPANIEKIDYDDEKVLIHYRQWSHRYDEWFDWTSPYLRPVERIQLRRQGLLDDCPIPGFHVNDKVLASWSDCRFYPAKVLAVNKDASYTVKFYDGVVQTVKGIHVKPFVRERGGGKARSTERNGVKKPQNGRDRRPQEYGPKNKRTRRSTSDQEGDSDTEDGDNNDEDDWHEREVEEKTKRKDSEGDVTKETPSIVKQEEDTEQHAGQNNLGDHVAATVGPTEVKMEEDGGQSEEKPTHLNEGIKKEEVEMKTEYTVLSSPNETKPSTESPNQMSTQTGPVSVPLPSAMSTIDRVEQMSESQPDSAKPAPLALPVKPIRKQGFHNPNRFSREPLYRVIKNQPPPVLSINLDHNPFKCSAVGCTKSFRKAKLLHYHMKYYHGEEQQLEDDLSPTRSTQTRASEKHPSPTSLESPKRRRTISASMHSNVHSPTRTPPSPRSEAKTMNRRTSAPPAVNTQRQQQRALLREKSKENQLDRNGQRPVETETTESSGMDICLSVVKERDRLKDKKQREFLRINLKKKKKKKKVKCDEDSISDWSTDSCEWSDDELGAELNNATTPLSLGSVALETGSQEVVRCVCEAEEENDFMIQCEECLCWQHGTCMGLLEENVPDKYACYVCRDPPGQRQSLRYRYDRDWLSSGHMYGLSFLDENYSHQNAKKIAATHQLLGDVQRVVEVLNGLQLKMSVLQTQTHPDLQLWCQPWKRAERPWRRGGSGTGTDAAPSPALTDEGSEKDHKSLARGGAEALMSAAMEKLSRASSSSSSSSSPYQSFQDSYIMSEHCYQKPRAYYPAVEQRLVVETTRRGSELEDSLRSTEDLLEREQRYGGMLETARPKAPTHLNTHTKGSDVGRWGQAEVKREEGVGCGGGGDVDGSGQQHQWQINLLDHIDAVQDEVTHRMDFIERELDVLESWLDYTGELEPPEPLARLPQLKHRMKLLLTELAKVQQIALCCST; the protein is encoded by the exons ATGGAATATGCTCAAAGTCTCTCCCCGAAGGTGAGTTTTGCG CAGGAGGTGGATGTGGACACAATGAGCAAGACACCCCCTAACAGAAGAGGAATAACCTTTGAGGTGGGAGCAACGCTGGAGGCCAGAGACGCCCTCAAAAACTG GTATCCGGCCAACATAGAGAAGATTGACTATGATGACGAGAAGGTCCTGATCCACTACCGTCAGTGGAGCCACCGCTATGATGAGTGGTTTGACTGGACCAGCCCATACCTGAGACCTGTAGAGAGGATCCAGCTGAGACGACAGGGACTGCTGGACGACTGTCCTATCCCT GGATTTCATGTGAATGACAAGGTCCTCGCCAGTTGGTCTGATTGCCGCTTCTACCCTGCCAAGGTCTTGGCAGTGAATAAAGATG CGTCTTACACCGTGAAGTTTTATGATGGTGTCGTCCAGACAGTAAAGGGGATCCACGTGAAACCTTTTGTAAGAGAG agaggaggaggaaaggctAGGTCCACTGAGAGGAACGGCGTGAAGAAGCCCCAGAATGGCAGAGACCGGAGGCCTCAGGAATACGGCCCAAAAAATAAAAGAACAAGACGCAGTACCTCTGACCAGGAGGGGGACAGTGACACAGAGGATGGTGACAATAATGATGAAGATGACTGGcatgagagggaggtggaggagaagacaAAGAGGAAGGATAGTGAGGGGGATGTCACCAAAGAGACACCGTCCATAGTTAAGCAGGAGGAGGATACAGAGCAACATGCAGGACAGAACAACCTCGGGGATCACGTGGCAGCCACTGTGGGCCCGACTGAAGTAAAAATGGAAGAAGATGGAGGACAGAGTGAGGAGAAGCCTACTCATTTAAATGAAGGGATAAAGAAAGAAGAGGTGGAAATGAAAACTGAGTACACAGTCCTGAGCTCACCTAATGAAACTAAGCCATCCACTGAGTCACCCAATCAGATGTCAACACAGACCGGGCCAGTGTCTGTCCCATTACCCTCAGCTATGTCCACCATTGACCGAGTGGAGCAGATGTCAGAAAGCCAACCGGATAGCGCCAAACCTGCACCACTGGCCCTCCCAGTGAAAC CGATAAGGAAGCAGGGTTTCCACAACCCCAACCGATTTAGCAGAGAGCCAT TGTACAGAGTGATCAAAAACCAGCCTCCCCCAGTCCTGTCCATCAACTTGGACCACAACCCATTTAAATGCAGCGCTGTAGGCTGCACCAAGTCGTTCCGCAAGGCCAAACTGCTTCACTACCACATGAAATACTACCATGGAGAGGAGCAGCAGCTAGAGGACGATCTAAGCCCCACCAGGAGCACCCAGACACGGGCCTCAGAGAAGcacccctcccctacctctctggaAAGTCCTAAGAGGAGACGCACCATCTCCGCCTCAATGC ACTCCAATGTGCACAGTCCTACTAGAACTCCCCCATCTCCACGTAGTGAGGCCAAGACAATGAACAGACGCACATCAGCTCCACCTGCTGTCAACACCCAGCGCCAGCAGCAGAGGGCTCTACTGAGGGAGAAGAGCAAAGAGAACCAACTGGAcagaaatggacagagaccagtggaGACGGAGACTACTGAGAGCAGTGGTATGGACATATGTCTGT CAGTGGTGAAAGAACGAGATCGGCTGAAGGATAAGAAACAGAGGGAGTTCCTTCGTATTAAtctgaagaaaaagaagaagaaaaagaaggtcAAGTGTG ATGAGGATAGCATCAGTGATTGGTCCACTGACAGTTGTGAGTGGAGTGATGACGAGCTGGGGGCGGAGCTGAACAATGCAACAACTCCCCTAAGTCTGGGCTCTGTTGCCTTGGAGACAGGCAGTCAGGAGGTTGTGCGTTGCGTCTGTGAGGCAGAAGAGGAAAACGACTTCATGATACAG TGTGAGGAGTGTCTGTGCTGGCAGCATGGCACCTGCATGGGCCTCCTGGAGGAGAACGTCCCGGACAAATACGCCTGCTACGTCTGCAGAGACCCACCAG GTCAGAGGCAAAGCCTGCGCTACCGGTATGACCGTGATTGGCTGAGCAGTGGTCACATGTATGGTCTGTCCTTCCTGGATGAGAACTACTCCCACCAGAATGCCAAGAAGATTGCAGCAACACACCAGCTACTAGGAGACGTACAGCGTGTGGTGGAGGTGCTCAATGGCCTCCAGCTCAAAATGAGCGTCCTACA GACCCAGACCCACCCAGACCTGCAGTTGTGGTGCCAGCCCTGGAAGAGAGCAGAGAGGCCCTGGAGGAGAGGTGGCTCGGGGACGGGCACTGACGCAGCACCCTCTCCTGCGCTAACAGACGAGGGTTCCGAGAAGGACCACAAGAGTCTCGCCCGTGGTGGCGCAGAAGCTCTGATGTCAGCCGCCATGGAGAAGCTTAGCcgagcctcctcttcctcctcgtcttCCTCCTCGCCCTATCAGTCGTTCCAGGACTCGTACATAATGAGTGAGCATTGCTACCAGAAACCGCGGGCATACTACCCTGCAGTGGAGCAGAGGCTGGTGGTGGAGACCACACGGAGGGGATCTGAGCTGGAGGACAGCCTAAGAAGCACTGAGGACCTGCTGGAGAGAGAGCAGCGCTATGGAGGCATGCTGGAGACAGCCAGGCCCAAAGCTCCCACACATCTGAACACTCACACCAAG GGTTCAGATGTTGGTCGGTGGGGCCAGGCCGAGGTGAAGCGAGAGGAGGGTGTTGGCTGCGGTGGGGGAGGGGACGTGGACGGCAGTGGCCAGCAGCACCAGTGGCAGATCAACCTGCTGGATCACATAGATGCTGTCCAGGACGAGGTCACACACAGGATGGACTTCATCGAGAGGGAGCTGGATG tgTTGGAGAGCTGGCTGGACTACACAGGAGAGCTGGAGCCCCCAGAGCCCCTGGCCCGGCTGCCTCAGCTCAAACACCGCATGAAGCTGCTGCTTACAGAGCTGGCCAAGGTGCAGCAGATCGCTCTGTGCTGCTCCACATGA
- the LOC115143362 gene encoding PHD finger protein 20-like isoform X12 codes for MEYAQSLSPKVSFAQEVDVDTMSKTPPNRRGITFEVGATLEARDALKNWYPANIEKIDYDDEKVLIHYRQWSHRYDEWFDWTSPYLRPVERIQLRRQGLLDDCPIPVRDGFHVNDKVLASWSDCRFYPAKVLAVNKDASYTVKFYDGVVQTVKGIHVKPFVRERGGGKARSTERNGVKKPQNGRDRRPQEYGPKNKRTRRSTSDQEGDSDTEDGDNNDEDDWHEREVEEKTKRKDSEGDVTKETPSIVKQEEDTEQHAGQNNLGDHVAATVGPTEVKMEEDGGQSEEKPTHLNEGIKKEEVEMKTEYTVLSSPNETKPSTESPNQMSTQTGPVSVPLPSAMSTIDRVEQMSESQPDSAKPAPLALPVKPIRKQGFHNPNRFSREPLYRVIKNQPPPVLSINLDHNPFKCSAVGCTKSFRKAKLLHYHMKYYHGEEQQLEDDLSPTRSTQTRASEKHPSPTSLESPKRRRTISASMHSNVHSPTRTPPSPRSEAKTMNRRTSAPPAVNTQRQQQRALLREKSKENQLDRNGQRPVETETTESSGMDICLSVVKERDRLKDKKQREFLRINLKKKKKKKKVKCDEDSISDWSTDSCEWSDDELGAELNNATTPLSLGSVALETGSQEVVRCVCEAEEENDFMIQCEECLCWQHGTCMGLLEENVPDKYACYVCRDPPGQRQSLRYRYDRDWLSSGHMYGLSFLDENYSHQNAKKIAATHQLLGDVQRVVEVLNGLQLKMSVLQTQTHPDLQLWCQPWKRAERPWRRGGSGTGTDAAPSPALTDEGSEKDHKSLARGGAEALMSAAMEKLSRASSSSSSSSSPYQSFQDSYIMSEHCYQKPRAYYPAVEQRLVVETTRRGSELEDSLRSTEDLLEREQRYGGMLETARPKAPTHLNTHTKGSDVGRWGQAEVKREEGVGCGGGGDVDGSGQQHQWQINLLDHIDAVQDEVTHRMDFIERELDVLESWLDYTGELEPPEPLARLPQLKHRMKLLLTELAKVQQIALCCST; via the exons ATGGAATATGCTCAAAGTCTCTCCCCGAAGGTGAGTTTTGCG CAGGAGGTGGATGTGGACACAATGAGCAAGACACCCCCTAACAGAAGAGGAATAACCTTTGAGGTGGGAGCAACGCTGGAGGCCAGAGACGCCCTCAAAAACTG GTATCCGGCCAACATAGAGAAGATTGACTATGATGACGAGAAGGTCCTGATCCACTACCGTCAGTGGAGCCACCGCTATGATGAGTGGTTTGACTGGACCAGCCCATACCTGAGACCTGTAGAGAGGATCCAGCTGAGACGACAGGGACTGCTGGACGACTGTCCTATCCCTGTAAGAGAT GGATTTCATGTGAATGACAAGGTCCTCGCCAGTTGGTCTGATTGCCGCTTCTACCCTGCCAAGGTCTTGGCAGTGAATAAAGATG CGTCTTACACCGTGAAGTTTTATGATGGTGTCGTCCAGACAGTAAAGGGGATCCACGTGAAACCTTTTGTAAGAGAG agaggaggaggaaaggctAGGTCCACTGAGAGGAACGGCGTGAAGAAGCCCCAGAATGGCAGAGACCGGAGGCCTCAGGAATACGGCCCAAAAAATAAAAGAACAAGACGCAGTACCTCTGACCAGGAGGGGGACAGTGACACAGAGGATGGTGACAATAATGATGAAGATGACTGGcatgagagggaggtggaggagaagacaAAGAGGAAGGATAGTGAGGGGGATGTCACCAAAGAGACACCGTCCATAGTTAAGCAGGAGGAGGATACAGAGCAACATGCAGGACAGAACAACCTCGGGGATCACGTGGCAGCCACTGTGGGCCCGACTGAAGTAAAAATGGAAGAAGATGGAGGACAGAGTGAGGAGAAGCCTACTCATTTAAATGAAGGGATAAAGAAAGAAGAGGTGGAAATGAAAACTGAGTACACAGTCCTGAGCTCACCTAATGAAACTAAGCCATCCACTGAGTCACCCAATCAGATGTCAACACAGACCGGGCCAGTGTCTGTCCCATTACCCTCAGCTATGTCCACCATTGACCGAGTGGAGCAGATGTCAGAAAGCCAACCGGATAGCGCCAAACCTGCACCACTGGCCCTCCCAGTGAAAC CGATAAGGAAGCAGGGTTTCCACAACCCCAACCGATTTAGCAGAGAGCCAT TGTACAGAGTGATCAAAAACCAGCCTCCCCCAGTCCTGTCCATCAACTTGGACCACAACCCATTTAAATGCAGCGCTGTAGGCTGCACCAAGTCGTTCCGCAAGGCCAAACTGCTTCACTACCACATGAAATACTACCATGGAGAGGAGCAGCAGCTAGAGGACGATCTAAGCCCCACCAGGAGCACCCAGACACGGGCCTCAGAGAAGcacccctcccctacctctctggaAAGTCCTAAGAGGAGACGCACCATCTCCGCCTCAATGC ACTCCAATGTGCACAGTCCTACTAGAACTCCCCCATCTCCACGTAGTGAGGCCAAGACAATGAACAGACGCACATCAGCTCCACCTGCTGTCAACACCCAGCGCCAGCAGCAGAGGGCTCTACTGAGGGAGAAGAGCAAAGAGAACCAACTGGAcagaaatggacagagaccagtggaGACGGAGACTACTGAGAGCAGTGGTATGGACATATGTCTGT CAGTGGTGAAAGAACGAGATCGGCTGAAGGATAAGAAACAGAGGGAGTTCCTTCGTATTAAtctgaagaaaaagaagaagaaaaagaaggtcAAGTGTG ATGAGGATAGCATCAGTGATTGGTCCACTGACAGTTGTGAGTGGAGTGATGACGAGCTGGGGGCGGAGCTGAACAATGCAACAACTCCCCTAAGTCTGGGCTCTGTTGCCTTGGAGACAGGCAGTCAGGAGGTTGTGCGTTGCGTCTGTGAGGCAGAAGAGGAAAACGACTTCATGATACAG TGTGAGGAGTGTCTGTGCTGGCAGCATGGCACCTGCATGGGCCTCCTGGAGGAGAACGTCCCGGACAAATACGCCTGCTACGTCTGCAGAGACCCACCAG GTCAGAGGCAAAGCCTGCGCTACCGGTATGACCGTGATTGGCTGAGCAGTGGTCACATGTATGGTCTGTCCTTCCTGGATGAGAACTACTCCCACCAGAATGCCAAGAAGATTGCAGCAACACACCAGCTACTAGGAGACGTACAGCGTGTGGTGGAGGTGCTCAATGGCCTCCAGCTCAAAATGAGCGTCCTACA GACCCAGACCCACCCAGACCTGCAGTTGTGGTGCCAGCCCTGGAAGAGAGCAGAGAGGCCCTGGAGGAGAGGTGGCTCGGGGACGGGCACTGACGCAGCACCCTCTCCTGCGCTAACAGACGAGGGTTCCGAGAAGGACCACAAGAGTCTCGCCCGTGGTGGCGCAGAAGCTCTGATGTCAGCCGCCATGGAGAAGCTTAGCcgagcctcctcttcctcctcgtcttCCTCCTCGCCCTATCAGTCGTTCCAGGACTCGTACATAATGAGTGAGCATTGCTACCAGAAACCGCGGGCATACTACCCTGCAGTGGAGCAGAGGCTGGTGGTGGAGACCACACGGAGGGGATCTGAGCTGGAGGACAGCCTAAGAAGCACTGAGGACCTGCTGGAGAGAGAGCAGCGCTATGGAGGCATGCTGGAGACAGCCAGGCCCAAAGCTCCCACACATCTGAACACTCACACCAAG GGTTCAGATGTTGGTCGGTGGGGCCAGGCCGAGGTGAAGCGAGAGGAGGGTGTTGGCTGCGGTGGGGGAGGGGACGTGGACGGCAGTGGCCAGCAGCACCAGTGGCAGATCAACCTGCTGGATCACATAGATGCTGTCCAGGACGAGGTCACACACAGGATGGACTTCATCGAGAGGGAGCTGGATG tgTTGGAGAGCTGGCTGGACTACACAGGAGAGCTGGAGCCCCCAGAGCCCCTGGCCCGGCTGCCTCAGCTCAAACACCGCATGAAGCTGCTGCTTACAGAGCTGGCCAAGGTGCAGCAGATCGCTCTGTGCTGCTCCACATGA